Proteins encoded by one window of Triplophysa rosa linkage group LG19, Trosa_1v2, whole genome shotgun sequence:
- the LOC130569986 gene encoding glucose-dependent insulinotropic receptor, whose amino-acid sequence MMKLFNVTQETSLENMRENYRVTTVSLMLTTPAMTENVFVSMGYILSVGSVLIISTNLLVAIALVLLIHKKSCQSWCFVLYLAIADILVGVAITGIAADALEGLTASVRKGKCLLRMCFIIAPSTASILTMFCISLDRYVAIKMPLRYSQLMSKKMVVGSLVPLWMISVTVGFLPYIVKPMQRKDYDRVCTFFSVIEPQGIIGIFCLLFFPLLCVFIYFYMDILKIACGHQQRICSRQAGSRFLPPSRYWGHVKALWTVAMLVGCFTLCWCPFFVVSIVQVSCPKCKLYHFLENHLWLLGLSNSLINPLVYACWQQEVRNQICEIFAKVRLCCKTRSETADRCHIDHITTTQTQFHGKTLPIELNYTIP is encoded by the coding sequence ATGATGAAGCTTTTCAACGTGACTCAAGAGACTTCCTTGGAAAATATGAGGGAGAACTACAGAGTGACAACAGTGAGTCTAATGCTTACAACCCCGGCCAtgactgaaaatgtttttgtgtccatggGCTATATTCTTAGCGTGGGATCCGTTTTGATCATCTCCACCAACCTTCTAGTAGCCATTGCTCTGGTCCTTCTCATCCACAAGAAGAGCTGCCAGAGCTGGTGCTTTGTCCTATATCTAGCCATTGCTGACATCCTAGTGGGCGTGGCTATTACTGGCATTGCCGCCGATGCTCTTGAAGGCCTCACGGCCTCCGTGCGTAAAGGCAAGTGTTTGTTACGCATGTGCTTCATCATTGCACCCTCCACTGCCTCGATCCTCACCATGTTCTGTATCTCGCTGGACCGCTATGTGGCCATAAAGATGCCACTGCGATATTCACAGCTAATGAGCAAGAAGATGGTCGTCGGGTCTTTGGTGCCCCTGTGGATGATCTCTGTTACTGTGGGTTTCTTGCCATACATTGTGAAACCAATGCAACGAAAAGATTATGACAGAGTTTGCACGTTCTTCTCAGTCATCGAGCCCCAGGGCATCATTGGGATCTTCTGCTTGTTATTCTTCCCTCTACTCTGTGTCTTCATTTATTTCTACATGGACATCTTGAAAATCGCCTGCGGGCACCAGCAGCGCATCTGCAGCAGGCAAGCAGGTTCGAGGTTTCTGCCGCCCAGCCGTTACTGGGGTCACGTAAAAGCCCTGTGGACTGTGGCCATGCTGGTTGGCTGCTTCACGCTCTGCTGGTGCCCTTTCTTTGTGGTCAGTATTGTGCAGGTTTCATGTCCGAAATGTAAACTTTATCACTTTTTGGAGAACCATCTCTGGCTGCTGGGACTCTCAAACTCCCTTATCAATCCGCTCGTATATGCCTGCTGGCAACAAGAGGTGAGGAATCAGATTTGTGAGATCTTCGCTAAAGTTAGACTGTGTTGCAAAACACGCTCGGAAACGGCAGACAGATGCCACATAGACCATATAACCACCACTCAGACACAATTTCATGGCAAGACGCTGCCCATCGAGTTAAACTACACAATACCTTAA